The following are encoded together in the Robertmurraya sp. FSL R5-0851 genome:
- a CDS encoding TRAP transporter large permease: MALLLFISLIILFALGVPVAFSMGLSSIFAMTSEDISIQVAVQKIFSSMNSFPLMAIPFFILAGSLMEAAGISKRLIDLANSLVGKLTGGLAIVSVLTAMFFSSISGSSAATVAAIGSILIPAMVKRGFPKPFSTSVQAVSGELGVIIPPSIPMIIFALTAGVSISIGDLFMAGVMPGVLIGGSLMLTIFAISKIKGYGKETLNQSNIAEDAALMTTKGRLKAFKQAILPLLMPVIILGGIYGGVFTPTEAAAVAVAYAFILGAFVYRSLTIKSIMEVLRNSVISTSIIMFIIANAGLLGWVLTAEKVPATVSQWFISVSDSPIIFLLLVNVLLLFVGMFLETGAAIVIMAPILTPVAISFGIDPIHFGIIMIVNLAVGMLTPPIGVNLFVACQIGKLRIDQILKPLIPFYIVLLVDIILISYLPAISLWLPNFLK, encoded by the coding sequence ATGGCACTACTATTATTCATTAGTCTTATTATTCTATTTGCATTAGGGGTACCAGTTGCCTTTTCAATGGGTTTATCCTCAATATTTGCTATGACAAGTGAAGATATCTCGATTCAAGTTGCAGTCCAAAAGATTTTTTCTTCCATGAATTCATTTCCACTGATGGCGATCCCTTTCTTTATATTAGCGGGTAGCTTGATGGAAGCTGCTGGAATTTCAAAAAGATTGATAGATTTGGCGAATTCCCTTGTGGGGAAACTTACAGGCGGGTTAGCTATAGTTAGCGTTTTAACAGCCATGTTTTTCTCTTCGATCTCAGGCTCTAGTGCTGCCACGGTTGCTGCGATTGGTAGTATTTTAATTCCAGCAATGGTCAAAAGAGGATTCCCTAAACCATTTTCAACTTCTGTTCAAGCTGTTTCAGGAGAATTAGGGGTCATTATTCCTCCTTCCATTCCAATGATTATTTTTGCTTTGACTGCAGGTGTATCCATCTCCATTGGTGATTTGTTTATGGCTGGGGTTATGCCAGGAGTATTAATTGGCGGATCCCTCATGTTAACAATATTTGCCATTAGTAAAATAAAGGGATATGGGAAAGAAACTTTAAACCAGTCAAATATTGCTGAAGATGCAGCATTAATGACTACAAAGGGAAGATTAAAAGCTTTTAAGCAGGCAATTCTACCTTTACTTATGCCAGTAATTATTTTAGGCGGTATTTATGGCGGTGTTTTCACACCAACAGAGGCAGCGGCTGTCGCTGTAGCATATGCCTTTATTTTGGGAGCATTTGTATATCGTAGTCTAACAATTAAAAGTATAATGGAAGTTTTGCGTAACTCTGTTATATCGACTTCGATCATCATGTTTATTATTGCTAATGCAGGGCTTTTAGGGTGGGTTTTAACGGCTGAGAAGGTTCCAGCAACTGTTTCTCAATGGTTTATCTCTGTATCAGATAGTCCGATCATATTTTTATTACTTGTAAACGTTTTATTATTATTTGTAGGGATGTTCTTAGAAACAGGTGCTGCGATTGTTATTATGGCACCGATATTAACTCCTGTGGCCATTTCATTTGGTATAGACCCAATTCATTTTGGAATCATTATGATTGTAAATCTCGCGGTAGGAATGCTTACTCCTCCAATAGGAGTCAATCTGTTTGTGGCATGTCAAATTGGGAAACTCAGAATAGATCAAATTCTAAAGCCGCTTATACCATTCTATATTGTATTATTGGTTGATATCATATTGATTTCATACTTACCAGCAATTTCATTATGGCTTCCTAATTTCTTAAAGTAG
- a CDS encoding TRAP transporter small permease gives MRGFINLVDLLNHWLFNFLAIVFGGIAILTVYQVFARYVLNSPLVWSEEIIKYLMIWIVLLGTAIALRKGLLISVEIVLHIVPKKIQKVMQIIITLFNITFLFLLVQYGFTILETIQGQTTGAIELPVSWTYAAIPVASIIALVNCIAVFIEIFISKDESGVDNNGTTIIH, from the coding sequence ATGAGAGGGTTTATTAATCTAGTAGATTTATTAAATCATTGGCTATTTAACTTTTTAGCGATTGTTTTTGGAGGAATAGCCATTCTAACCGTATACCAAGTTTTTGCTCGTTATGTATTAAATAGCCCTTTAGTTTGGTCAGAAGAGATTATAAAGTACTTAATGATCTGGATTGTATTATTAGGAACGGCCATTGCATTGAGAAAAGGATTACTGATTTCTGTTGAAATTGTCTTACATATCGTTCCTAAGAAAATCCAAAAAGTAATGCAGATTATTATAACGTTATTTAACATCACGTTTTTATTTTTGTTAGTACAATATGGGTTTACTATTCTTGAAACCATTCAAGGGCAAACAACGGGAGCTATTGAATTGCCAGTTTCTTGGACATATGCTGCCATTCCAGTTGCAAGCATAATCGCATTAGTAAATTGTATTGCCGTTTTTATAGAGATATTTATATCTAAGGATGAATCCGGGGTGGACAACAATGGCACTACTATTATTCATTAG
- a CDS encoding TRAP transporter substrate-binding protein — translation MKMRRWFTGLSAFALSVGVLAGCNSENTSGEVKENGSKEDVVVELKLGHVWPNSEIHAQAAEKFVEEVEELSEGSLKIELFEDGTLGADKDLLEGLKVGTTDIWVGGAGVLSGSSDTAKIFTVPFLFDNQEHFDKVYSGEVGQEISDKILEESGYKVLSYWERGARWLTVNKEVKTPEDLAGLKIRVPESPVFVKSFEQLGAAPTPMAFGEVFTSLQQGVIDGQENPLSLIYNSKFNEVVDYLVKTEHVREPISLVISDTTFNKLSPEHQEILEKAANGEAKKYAADTIISGDSEYLKQLQDAGMKLVEPDLAAFQAKLDGFVDKNFPEVKEIFEKVRSEK, via the coding sequence ATGAAAATGAGAAGATGGTTTACAGGTTTATCAGCATTTGCTTTATCAGTAGGAGTTTTAGCAGGATGTAATTCTGAAAATACATCTGGAGAAGTAAAAGAAAATGGATCAAAAGAAGATGTAGTAGTTGAACTAAAATTAGGACATGTTTGGCCAAATTCAGAAATTCATGCTCAAGCTGCTGAGAAATTTGTTGAAGAAGTAGAAGAATTATCAGAGGGTTCATTAAAAATAGAATTATTCGAAGATGGCACTTTAGGTGCAGATAAAGACTTATTAGAAGGATTAAAAGTTGGAACAACTGATATTTGGGTTGGAGGAGCGGGTGTACTTTCTGGATCATCTGATACAGCAAAAATTTTCACAGTTCCTTTCCTTTTTGATAATCAAGAGCACTTTGATAAAGTATACAGCGGTGAAGTTGGACAAGAGATTTCAGATAAAATTTTAGAAGAATCAGGATACAAAGTATTATCCTACTGGGAGCGCGGTGCTCGGTGGTTAACAGTAAATAAAGAAGTAAAAACACCAGAAGATCTAGCAGGATTAAAAATCCGTGTACCAGAAAGCCCAGTATTTGTTAAATCTTTCGAACAATTAGGTGCAGCTCCAACACCAATGGCATTTGGGGAAGTATTTACGTCCTTACAACAAGGAGTAATTGATGGGCAAGAAAACCCACTTTCATTAATCTATAACTCTAAGTTTAATGAAGTCGTTGACTATCTAGTAAAAACTGAACATGTTCGTGAACCTATTTCACTAGTCATTAGTGATACAACATTTAACAAACTAAGCCCAGAGCATCAAGAGATTTTAGAAAAGGCGGCTAATGGCGAGGCTAAAAAATATGCTGCAGATACGATAATTTCTGGAGATAGTGAATATCTGAAGCAACTGCAAGATGCTGGTATGAAGCTTGTTGAACCGGATCTTGCTGCTTTCCAAGCTAAGCTTGATGGATTTGTAGATAAGAATTTCCCGGAAGTCAAAGAAATCTTTGAAAAAGTACGCTCTGAAAAGTAA